A single region of the Nicotiana sylvestris chromosome 6, ASM39365v2, whole genome shotgun sequence genome encodes:
- the LOC104246594 gene encoding uncharacterized protein, producing MDSSKLPNPQSMRVLIRPPIPPTHPQDPPPPPHPPPSDVPPTSSAPLTPQNGVVVVGFIGKRHDDVAYLMNRIIDSNVFGSGGLDRPIFVEKPDFAVTEYMKSWFECRNISYYHDEEKRILYLQFSSTRCPVMMEDKNLESKLGFDSILEDREFGDLQAMLFMFSVCHVVVFIQDGSRFDTQALKRLRVLQAAKQAMTPFVKSQSLSPSGSGSPFASPSRRGASGRSSSNPSPIKSRGIFNRNNSAITLMSGLGSYTSLLPGQCTPVTLFAFLDDFADDCRSSSVEEPADISSANQSSSAGTSARPSLAPKGSGSVVVLARPVSKSEGGFRKKLQSSLEAQIRFSIKKCRTLSGSETGHTGSRSGGVSNSAPLFSLDASKAVALLDITSNKRGESLEFATGLVEDVLNGKATSDSLLLESHSQSANREDILSVKEFICRQADILRGRGGVVSNTNSGPASGVGMVAVAAAAAAASAASGKTFTSPELPHLEKWLSSSQLILQAILSAKHAIVDETEISKRKLQQRNSVSPPVEGNASKVSDPLEIAMSYLESGRGVNTRFSTLWCQKALPVAKATYLNELPPCYPTSQHNAHLERALHAFNSMVKGPAVRFYLQKLEDECTSIWTSGRQLCDAVSLTGKPCMHQRHDVETGGLCSSDDIKPHSSGYVFFHACACGRSRLLRPDPFDFETANVIFNRSMDCDKLLPTIQLPPGSDTGGPIQPLSWSLIRVGNARYYQPSKGLIQSGFSSTQKFLLRWTILLEKPKRENGLLSSNSQQANMNTFNSNARDGPNKDAGIENAGALSVQNGYQIQKKSSAGNVKIDDKVNNFGKGVSNFNMRKAFSEVVAGSTAANSGFPPLQSNKLIMSNPDRSTKQKSARDGEREKVNEISDEPVSEKVAVIPDIHEVKNDSITVSNDVTKGNQIFQIGTHLDSMKINRIEKIRPITSSKHATVYIGFEHECPRGHRFILTADHLNNLGSPYVLPVESVVSSSLENIDHKGVGPSRGGKNGGHGKGRRLANGIIPTSSRKVRNLEKSNEGLDDGYSNIEGPAQLSRHPVHAASGEDLATGFQSLNLDDSGYATSLLDRSLPIYMNCPHCMELKIKNDQADVRFAGTISQLQRIFLVTPHFPVILAANPVIQFEESCLPPSMPDRKKKLQFCLGCRVILPPESFLSLRLPFVYGVQLENGNLHPLMPFEQQPQLTAWITKGTTLQLVSKDSNHEELFT from the exons ATGGACTCCTCAAAATTACCAAATCCTCAATCCATGCGGGTCCTAATTCGACCTCCAATTCCACCTACCCACCCCCAAGATCCACCCCCTCCTCCCCACCCACCTCCATCAGACGTACCACCCACCTCCTCCGCTCCACTCACCCCTCAAAATGGCGTCGTCGTGGTTGGCTTTATCGGAAAACGCCATGATGACGTGGCTTATTTGATGAACCGGATTATCGACTCTAATGTGTTTGGCTCGGGGGGTTTAGATAGGCCGATTTTTGTTGAAAAACCGGATTTTGCTGTTACTGAGTACATGAAGAGTTGGTTTGAGTGCAGGAACATAAGCTATTATCATGATGAGGAAAAGAGGATTTTGTACTTGCAATTCTCTTCAACTCGATGCCCTGTGATGATGGAAGACAAAAATTTGGagtctaaattgggatttgattCAATTTTGGAAGACCGCGAATTTGGTGATCTCCAAGCTATGCTCTTTATGTTCTCT GTTTGTCATGTTGTAGTTTTTATTCAAGACGGGTCACGCTTTGACACCCAGGCACTGAAGAGACTTCGCGTCTTGCAAGCAGCTAAACAAGCAATGACTCCATTTGTGAAGTCACAATCTCTGTCACCCTCTGGATCTGGCTCACCTTTTGCATCTCCATCACGTAGAGGTGCATCTGGAAGATCATCTAGCAATCCTTCTCCTATCAAAAGCCGTGGCATTTTCAACCGAAATAATTCAGCAATTACTCTGATGTCAGGTTTAGGTTCATATACCTCTTTATTACCCGGGCAATGTACTCCAGTTAcgctttttgcttttcttgacGATTTTGCTGATGATTGTCGTAGTTCAAGTGTTGAGGAGCCAGCTGATATTTCCTCAGCGAATCAATCATCTAGTGCTGGTACCTCGGCTCGGCCAAGCTTGGCTCCAAAAGGTTCTGGTTCTGTGGTTGTGCTTGCACGTCCTGTGAGTAAATCTGAAGGTGGGTTCAGGAAGAAATTGCAGTCTTCTCTGGAGGCACAGATTCGTTTCTCCATTAAAAAATGCCGGACACTGTCTGGTTCTGAAACTGGTCATACGGGTTCAAGAAGTGGGGGTGTGTCAAATTCTGCACCTCTGTTTTCCCTTGATGCATCAAAGGCTGTTGCACTTTTAGATATAACATCTAATAAGAGAGGTGAATCCCTTGAATTTGCCACTGGTCTTGTGGAAGATGTTCTGAACGGGAAAGCAACCTCAGATTCTCTTCTGCTTGAAAGTCATAGCCAGAGTGCAAATAGAGAAGACATACTTTCCGTCAAGGAGTTCATCTGCAGGCAGGCTGACATATTAAGAGGAAGAGGGGGTGTGGTTTCCAATACCAACAGTGGTCCAGCTTCTGGTGTTGGCATGGTTGCTGTTGCTGCTGCAGCAGCAGCTGCTTCTGCTGCTTCCGGAAAGACATTTACTTCTCCTGAACTTCCACATTTGGAGAAATGGTTATCTTCTAGTCAGCTTATTCTGCAAGCAATCCTTTCAGCAAAACATGCCATTGTGGATGAGACTGAAATTAGTAAGAGAAAGCTGCAACAAAGAAATTCCGTTTCACCACCTGTTGAAGGAAATGCCTCAAAAGTTTCAGATCCACTTGAGATTGCAATGTCTTATTTGGAGAGTGGTAGAGGGGTAAATACTAGGTTTTCTACTTTATGGTGCCAAAAGGCCCTTCCAGTAGCTAAGGCGACATATCTAAATGAGTTGCCTCCGTGCTACCCAACTTCCCAACATAATGCCCATTTGGAGAGGGCTCTGCATGCCTTCAATTCAATGGTAAAGGGACCTGCTGTACGGTTTTACTTGCAGAAACTGGAAGATGAGTGCACATCCATCTGGACTTCTGGCAGGCAACTATGTGATGCTGTTAGTCTCACGGGAAAACCATGCATGCACCAAAGGCATGATGTAGAAACTGGCGGTTTATGTTCAAGTGATGACATTAAGCCACATTCTAGTGGGTATGTCTTCTTCCATGCATGTGCATGTGGTCGTTCAAGACTCCTGCGGCCAgatccttttgattttgaaaCAGCTAATGTTATTTTCAATCGTTCGATGGATTGTGACAAGCTTCTTCCCACAATTCAGTTACCCCCAGGAAGTGATACAGGTGGGCCCATTCAGCCCCTGTCTTGGAGTTTAATTCGAGTTGGGAATGCAAGATACTACCAGCCATCTAAAGGTTTGATACAGAGTGGCTTCAGTTCTACCCAGAAATTTCTTCTAAGGTGGACCATCCTTCTTGAGAAGCCAAAACGTGAGAATGGGCTACTATCAAGCAATTCACAGCAAGCAAATATGAATACGTTTAATAGCAATGCCAGGGATGGGCCTAACAAAGATGCAGGCATAGAGAATGCTGGTGCTTTGAGTGTACAAAACGGATATCAAATCCAAAAGAAGTCCTCTGCAGGAAATGTCAAAATAGATGATAAAGTAAATAATTTTGGTAAAGGAGTTTCCAACTTTAATATGAGAAAAGCTTTTTCTGAGGTGGTAGCTGGTTCAACTGCTGCAAATTCAGGATTTCCTCCCCTACAATCAAATAAACTAATTATGTCAAATCCAGATAGGAGTACTAAGCAAAAAAGTGCGAGAGATGGGGAAAGAGAGAAGGTTAATGAGATTAGTGATGAACCAGTATCGGAAAAAGTTGCTGTAATTCCTGATATTCATGAAGTTAAGAATGATAGTATTACTGTTTCTAACGATGTTACTAAAGGTAATCAAATTTTCCAGATAGGTACTCATTTGGATTCAATGAAGATCAATAGAATTGAGAAGATCAGACCAATTACCTCTTCTAAGCACGCAACCGTTTACATTGGATTTGAGCATGAGTGCCCCCGTGGGCACCGCTTTATATTAACTGCGGACCATCTCAACAATCTTGGTTCTCCTTATGTGTTGCCTGTAGAATCTGTCGTCTCTTCATCTTTGGAAAATATCGATCATAAGGGGGTAGGTCCCTCTAGAGGGGGTAAGAATGGTGGCCATGGCAAAGGCCGCCGCCTGGCAAATGGAATCATTCCTACTTCCTCTAGGAAGGTTCGGAATCTGGAAAAGTCAAATGAGGGGTTGGATGACGGATATTCAAATATAGAAGGGCCAGCTCAACTTTCCAGGCATCCAGTACATGCTGCATCAGGGGAAGATCTTGCAACTGGTTTTCAATCTCTAAATCTCGATGACTCTGGCTATGCTACCTCCTTGTTAGATAGAAGTTTGCCCATATACATGAACTGCCCACATTGTATGGAATTGAAGATTAAGAATGATCAAGCAGATGTGAGATTTGCAGGAACCATTTCGCAGCTCCAGAGGATCTTTCTG GTTACACCTCACTTCCCAGTCATTTTAGCAGCAAACCCAGTCATACAGTTTGAG GAGTCATGTCTCCCTCCATCTATGCCAGACCGTAAAAAGAAGTTGCAGTTCTGTCTTGGATGTCGAGTAATTTTACCCCCAGAGAGTTTTCTGTCACTTCGACTACCTTTTGTTTATGGTGTACAGCTGGAAAATGGAAACCTCCATCCTCTTATGCCTTTTGAACAGCAGCCTCAACTCACTGCCTGGATAACGAAAGGCACAACATTGCAGCTTGTATCCAAGGACAGCAATCATGAGGAACTATTTACATAG